The genomic DNA AATGGTCTCCCGGGCGGGCACCACGAACCATTTGTTGTAATCCGGTGGCGCGCCCGGGGGTCCGTCGAACTCGTCGGAGAACACCGGCGGCGCCAGGATTTCGGCGCCGGGGAACGGGGGTTCGGCAGCGGCACCGGGCATTTGAGCGGTCCCGGCCAACAGACCGAGCCCGGTCAGCATCAGCAGGCTGCGGCGATCCAAGTTCGGCACCCCCGCAATATAGCGATCTGGGCGCGTTTTCAACCGCTGACCGGTTGAAAACGCGCCCGAATCCCGTTACCAGCCCGGCAGGACGAAGATGCCCCACGCCAGTACCGGTGCGGCCACGATCATCGCCAGGCCCCACCGCAGCAACTGGCCCATCACCCGATCCCGGTCCTCCTCTGCGGCATTGGCCACGATCAGCGCGCCGGTGGTCGAGAAGGGCGAGGCGTCGACGATCGATGACGCCAAGCTCAAGGCGATGAGCATCGCCACTGCGTTGACCTCGCCGGCCAGCAGGAACGGAACCGCCAGCGGCACCAGGGCGCCCAGGATTCCGGTGGTGGACGCAAACGCCGACACCACCGCGCCGATGACGCAGATCAGCAGCGCGATCACCAGCGGCGAATCCAGATGTGCCACAGCGTCAGAGACGTAGGTGACGGTCCCGAGCTCTTGGAGCAGGTTCACATACGTGACGATCCCGACGATCAGGAACACCGAAGGCCAGGCGATCCGGGGCAGTGCCTCCTTGGCCACCGCCGGTGTGAGCATGCTCAGGACCACCGCCAGAGTCATTGCCACAAAACCGATGTCGAGATCGGTGAACATGACGATGCCCACCATGGCCGCCAGCCCGGCCAACGTCACGGCGATCTGGCGGGTCATCGCAGGGCGCACCGGCGCTTCGACTGCGGTGCGTTCGGCGACCAGCTGGCCACCCGTCGGTCTGGTCGCCGCTCCCCCGCTGCCGCCGTCGGAGTCGGCGACGTCCGAGACTGCGCGCCGGCGTGCCCGCGTCGTGATCACCACAAACAGGATGTAACAGAGCACCGCGTTGACCACGAAGCAGCTGAGGAACAACAGTACGGGCGACGACTGCACACCGTTCTCGACGGCGATGTCGTTGACGATGATGCCGAACAGGCCGATCGGTGAGAACTCGCCGGCGCTGACCCCGTTGGCCACCATGAGACCCATCAGCAGCGGGCTGATCTGGTAGCGCTGCGCGATGCGCATGGCGGTGGGGGCGATGATCGCGACGGCTGCCGGTGGCACCGCACCGATTCCGGCCAGACCGGCGGCGATCAGGAACATGATCCAGGGGAACGCCCAGACCCGGCCGTGCACCAGGCTCACCGCACCGTCGACCAGCCAGTCGATGGTGCCGTTGACTTTGGCGATCGCGAACAGAAACGTGACGCCGACGAGGATGACGAACAGACCGGCGGGGAATCCGCTGAGGATCTCCTTCTCCGACATCCCGGCCATGCCGAATCCGACGACGAACGTGGCCACGAACGCCAGGGCGCCCATGTGGACGTTGAGAAAGGTCGCGATCACGAAGACCCCGACGAGCATGGCGATGGAGAGCAATTGAAGCGACATGATGGCCTACTCTTCGTCTCAGTGCTTGGCGATCAAGGCGCCGAATCCGTCGAACTGGTCACCGATGCCCATGGCGCGCAGCGCATGCCAGTAGATCACCGTGCCCACCGCCCAGACCGGTTTTCCGAGTTCTTCCTCCAGCACGGGCGCCAGCCGGCCGAAACGCAGGTTGGTGCCGAGTTGGATGATGGCGTCCGGCCGGTGGGAGTCGGCCACCCGCACCGCCTCGCGCAGCCGGTCCTCGGTCTGCGAGGCGACTTCGATGATGCTGCGGCACTTGAGCCCCTCCACGCCCACCACGTCGAATCCGCGGCCTTCGAAATAGGCGACGGCATTTTTCTCGATCACCGGGTAGTACGGGGTCACCAGGGCGATTCGGCGGGCCCCGACTTCGTGCAGTGCAGCCTCGGACGCCTGGGCGCCCTGGGAGACGTCGACCCC from Mycolicibacterium tokaiense includes the following:
- a CDS encoding SLC13 family permease, which encodes MSLQLLSIAMLVGVFVIATFLNVHMGALAFVATFVVGFGMAGMSEKEILSGFPAGLFVILVGVTFLFAIAKVNGTIDWLVDGAVSLVHGRVWAFPWIMFLIAAGLAGIGAVPPAAVAIIAPTAMRIAQRYQISPLLMGLMVANGVSAGEFSPIGLFGIIVNDIAVENGVQSSPVLLFLSCFVVNAVLCYILFVVITTRARRRAVSDVADSDGGSGGAATRPTGGQLVAERTAVEAPVRPAMTRQIAVTLAGLAAMVGIVMFTDLDIGFVAMTLAVVLSMLTPAVAKEALPRIAWPSVFLIVGIVTYVNLLQELGTVTYVSDAVAHLDSPLVIALLICVIGAVVSAFASTTGILGALVPLAVPFLLAGEVNAVAMLIALSLASSIVDASPFSTTGALIVANAAEEDRDRVMGQLLRWGLAMIVAAPVLAWGIFVLPGW
- a CDS encoding maleate cis-trans isomerase family protein — translated: MSASIAGTTHDRTRYRNAMGPRGVIGIMTPGPNVVVENEMMDLRPEGVINAVDRYYVPNQSIAEDEDWSIIMRHVAANLDESVHRLNEALIDHLVLGMSSQSFMGGVEGSFALLDHLRKVSGVDVSQGAQASEAALHEVGARRIALVTPYYPVIEKNAVAYFEGRGFDVVGVEGLKCRSIIEVASQTEDRLREAVRVADSHRPDAIIQLGTNLRFGRLAPVLEEELGKPVWAVGTVIYWHALRAMGIGDQFDGFGALIAKH